From Apium graveolens cultivar Ventura chromosome 9, ASM990537v1, whole genome shotgun sequence, the proteins below share one genomic window:
- the LOC141682579 gene encoding beta-adaptin-like protein A isoform X2 — protein sequence MIPFQRSASPSQPSGKGDVVDVKLQLRQLAGSRAPGTDDSKRDLFKKVLSYMTIGIDVSSVFSEMVMCSATSDIVLKKMCYLYVGNYAKYNPDLALLTINFLQRDCKDEDPMIRGLALRSLCMLRVPNLVEYLVGPLALGLKDKSSYVRMVASIGVVKLYHISAPTCVDADFPAILKQLMLHDQDAQVVANCLFSLQEIWSLEANTSEEASREREALLSKPVIYYFLNRIKDFNEWAQCIILEMVSKYVPPDHNEIFDIMNLLEDRLQHANGAVVLATIKLFLQLTLDMTDVHQQVYERIKAPLLTQVSSGSPEQSFAVLSHLHLLVMRAPMLFSADYKHFYCLYNEPFYVKKLKLEMLTAVANESNTYEIVTELCEYAANVDIPMARESIRAVGKIALQQYDVNAIVDRLLQFLDLEKDHVTAETLVLVKDLLRKYPQWSRDCIAVVGNISSKNIQEPKAKAALIWMLGEYAQDMHDAPYVLESLVENWEDEDSAEVRLHLLTSVVKCFFKRPPETQQALGAALAAGVADFHQPSYMFTDKEYRGPFAFSEELGNMSMGVEGAETIVSSQRVEANDKDLLLSASEKEDKGLSNNDSAYNAPAYDGSLSLAPSQVQSDLVSLEPQLPSQSSQTSSVIDDLLGLGLSVASTPAPALKLNAKPVLDPNTFQQKWRQLSVSLSEEASISPQGVAALSNLQSLLHHMQGHSIQCIASGGQSPNFKFFFFAQKSEEPSLFLVECIINSSSCKAQLKIKADDESSSFAFSKVFKSALSSYGMA from the exons ATGATTCCATTTCAACGATCTGCTTCTCCTTCTCAACCTTCagg GAAAGGAGATGTTGTGGACGTGAAATTGCAGCTGAGGCAGTTGGCAGGGAGTAGAGCACCGGGGACTGATGACTCGAAGCGGGATCTTTTCAAGAAGGTGCTCTCTTACATGACAATTGGGATCGATGTATCCTCAGTGTTTAGTGAAATGGTGATGTGCTCAGCAACATCAGATATTGTTTTGAAGAAAATGTGTTATTTGTATGTCGGGAATTATGCCAAGTACAATCCGGATCTTGCACTCTTGACAATTAATTTTCTTCAAAGGGATTGTAAGGATGAGGATCCGATGATTCGTGGATTGGCATTGAGGAGTTTGTGTATGCTTCGTGTGCCGAATTTAGTGGAGTACTTGGTGGGGCCGTTGGCATTGGGATTAAAAGATAAGAGTAGTTATGTGAGGATGGTTGCGTCTATTGGGGTTGTGAAGTTGTACCATATATCTGCTCCAACGTGCGTGGATGCTGATTTCCCTGCCATACTTAAACAGTTGATGCTTCATGACCAAGATGCTCAG GTGGTTGCAAATTGTTTATTTTCACTACAAGAGATTTGGAGCTTGGAGGCAAATACTTCTGAAGAAGCATCAAGGGAAAGAGAAGCATTACTTAGCAAGCCTGTTATATATTACTTTTTAAATAG GATCAAAGACTTCAATGAATGGGCACAGTGTATTATTCTTGAAATGGTGTCTAAGTATGTACCTCCAGACCATAATGAAATTTTTGACATAATGAATCTTCTCGAGGATAGACTTCAACATGCAAACGGTGCTGTTGTGTTAGCAACTATCAAGTTGTTTTTACAACTTACGTTGGATATGACTGATGTACATCAACAG GTGTATGAGCGCATCAAAGCACCGTTGCTTACTCAAGTCAGCTCAGGAAGTCCGGAGCAGTCCTTTGCAGTATTGAGCCACTTGCATCTATTGGTCATGCGTGCACCAATGCTATTCTCTGCAGATTACAAACATTTCTATTGCCTGTATAACGAGCCGTTCTATGTTAAGAAACTGAAGCTTGAGATGTTGACTGCCGTGGCAAATGAGAGCAATACTTATGAAATTG TGACAGAGTTATGCGAatatgctgcaaatgttgatatTCCAATGGCTAGGGAATCGATTCGGGCTGTTGGGAAAATAGCCCTCCAACAGTATGATGTTAATGCAATTGTTGACAGGCTGCTTCAGTTTCTAGATTTGGAGAAGGACCATGTGACAGCTGAAACTTTG GTTCTTGTAAAAGATCTTCTGAGAAAATATCCACAATGGAGTCGTGATTGCATTGCAGTGGTTGGAAACATCAGCAGCAAAAATATCCAGGAACCTAAAGCCAAGGCAGCTCTGATATGGATGTTAGGGGAGTATGCTCAAGACATGCACGATGCCCCATATGTTTTGGAAAGTCTGGTTGAAAACTGGGAGGACGAGGACTCAGCAGAG GTCCGTCTGCACCTGCTTACATCAGTGGTGAAATGTTTCTTCAAAAGACCCCCAGAGACCCAGCAGGCCCTTGGAGCTGCCTTGGCAGCTGGTGTTGCCGATTTCCATCAG CCATCCTACATGTTTACTGATAAAGAATACCGAGGACCTTTTGCATTTTCAGAAGAACTCGGGAATATGTCTATGGGAGTTGAAGGTGCAGAAACTATAGTTTCATCCCAGAGGGTAGAGGCCAATGACAAGGATCTACTTCTAAGTGCTTCAGAGAAGGAAGACAAGGGTCTCAGTAACAATGATTCTGCATATAATGCTCCTGCATATGATGGTTCCTTATCCTTGGCTCCTTCACAGGTTCAGTCAGATCTTGTATCTTTAGAACCCCAACTACCATCACAATCTTCACAGACTAGCTCGGTCATTGATGATCTGCTTGGTCTAGGACTGTCAGTTGCATCTACTCCTGCCCCTGCATTGAAGCTTAATGCTAAACCCGTGCTTGATCCGAACACTTTTCAGCAGAAATGGAGGCAACTTTCTGTATCCCTATCAGAG GAAGCCTCCATAAGTCCACAAGGAGTGGCTGCATTATCAAATCTGCAATCCCTTCTACATCACATGCAGGGCCATTCCATTCAGTGCATAGCCTCAGGTGGTCAATCCccaaatttcaagttcttcttcTTTGCACAAAAATCAGAAGAGCCATCATTATTCCTCGTCGAGTGTATAATCAACTCATCGTCCTGTAAAGCACAGTTGAAGATAAAAGCAGATGATGAGAGCTCTTCCTTCGCCTTCTCAAAGGTGTTCAAATCGGCTTTGTCTAGCTACGGCATGGCCTAG
- the LOC141682579 gene encoding beta-adaptin-like protein A isoform X1, translating into MIPFQRSASPSQPSGKGDVVDVKLQLRQLAGSRAPGTDDSKRDLFKKVLSYMTIGIDVSSVFSEMVMCSATSDIVLKKMCYLYVGNYAKYNPDLALLTINFLQRDCKDEDPMIRGLALRSLCMLRVPNLVEYLVGPLALGLKDKSSYVRMVASIGVVKLYHISAPTCVDADFPAILKQLMLHDQDAQVVANCLFSLQEIWSLEANTSEEASREREALLSKPVIYYFLNRIKDFNEWAQCIILEMVSKYVPPDHNEIFDIMNLLEDRLQHANGAVVLATIKLFLQLTLDMTDVHQQVYERIKAPLLTQVSSGSPEQSFAVLSHLHLLVMRAPMLFSADYKHFYCLYNEPFYVKKLKLEMLTAVANESNTYEIVTELCEYAANVDIPMARESIRAVGKIALQQYDVNAIVDRLLQFLDLEKDHVTAETLVLVKDLLRKYPQWSRDCIAVVGNISSKNIQEPKAKAALIWMLGEYAQDMHDAPYVLESLVENWEDEDSAEVRLHLLTSVVKCFFKRPPETQQALGAALAAGVADFHQDVHDRALFYYRLLQYKVFIAERIVDPPKQAVSVFADNQSSEIKDRIFDEFNSLSVVYQKPSYMFTDKEYRGPFAFSEELGNMSMGVEGAETIVSSQRVEANDKDLLLSASEKEDKGLSNNDSAYNAPAYDGSLSLAPSQVQSDLVSLEPQLPSQSSQTSSVIDDLLGLGLSVASTPAPALKLNAKPVLDPNTFQQKWRQLSVSLSEEASISPQGVAALSNLQSLLHHMQGHSIQCIASGGQSPNFKFFFFAQKSEEPSLFLVECIINSSSCKAQLKIKADDESSSFAFSKVFKSALSSYGMA; encoded by the exons ATGATTCCATTTCAACGATCTGCTTCTCCTTCTCAACCTTCagg GAAAGGAGATGTTGTGGACGTGAAATTGCAGCTGAGGCAGTTGGCAGGGAGTAGAGCACCGGGGACTGATGACTCGAAGCGGGATCTTTTCAAGAAGGTGCTCTCTTACATGACAATTGGGATCGATGTATCCTCAGTGTTTAGTGAAATGGTGATGTGCTCAGCAACATCAGATATTGTTTTGAAGAAAATGTGTTATTTGTATGTCGGGAATTATGCCAAGTACAATCCGGATCTTGCACTCTTGACAATTAATTTTCTTCAAAGGGATTGTAAGGATGAGGATCCGATGATTCGTGGATTGGCATTGAGGAGTTTGTGTATGCTTCGTGTGCCGAATTTAGTGGAGTACTTGGTGGGGCCGTTGGCATTGGGATTAAAAGATAAGAGTAGTTATGTGAGGATGGTTGCGTCTATTGGGGTTGTGAAGTTGTACCATATATCTGCTCCAACGTGCGTGGATGCTGATTTCCCTGCCATACTTAAACAGTTGATGCTTCATGACCAAGATGCTCAG GTGGTTGCAAATTGTTTATTTTCACTACAAGAGATTTGGAGCTTGGAGGCAAATACTTCTGAAGAAGCATCAAGGGAAAGAGAAGCATTACTTAGCAAGCCTGTTATATATTACTTTTTAAATAG GATCAAAGACTTCAATGAATGGGCACAGTGTATTATTCTTGAAATGGTGTCTAAGTATGTACCTCCAGACCATAATGAAATTTTTGACATAATGAATCTTCTCGAGGATAGACTTCAACATGCAAACGGTGCTGTTGTGTTAGCAACTATCAAGTTGTTTTTACAACTTACGTTGGATATGACTGATGTACATCAACAG GTGTATGAGCGCATCAAAGCACCGTTGCTTACTCAAGTCAGCTCAGGAAGTCCGGAGCAGTCCTTTGCAGTATTGAGCCACTTGCATCTATTGGTCATGCGTGCACCAATGCTATTCTCTGCAGATTACAAACATTTCTATTGCCTGTATAACGAGCCGTTCTATGTTAAGAAACTGAAGCTTGAGATGTTGACTGCCGTGGCAAATGAGAGCAATACTTATGAAATTG TGACAGAGTTATGCGAatatgctgcaaatgttgatatTCCAATGGCTAGGGAATCGATTCGGGCTGTTGGGAAAATAGCCCTCCAACAGTATGATGTTAATGCAATTGTTGACAGGCTGCTTCAGTTTCTAGATTTGGAGAAGGACCATGTGACAGCTGAAACTTTG GTTCTTGTAAAAGATCTTCTGAGAAAATATCCACAATGGAGTCGTGATTGCATTGCAGTGGTTGGAAACATCAGCAGCAAAAATATCCAGGAACCTAAAGCCAAGGCAGCTCTGATATGGATGTTAGGGGAGTATGCTCAAGACATGCACGATGCCCCATATGTTTTGGAAAGTCTGGTTGAAAACTGGGAGGACGAGGACTCAGCAGAG GTCCGTCTGCACCTGCTTACATCAGTGGTGAAATGTTTCTTCAAAAGACCCCCAGAGACCCAGCAGGCCCTTGGAGCTGCCTTGGCAGCTGGTGTTGCCGATTTCCATCAG GATGTTCATGACAGAGCCCTATTCTATTACAGGCTTCTGCAATATAAAGTATTTATAGCAGAAAGAATTGTTGATCCTCCAAAACAAGCCGTTTCAGTCTTCGCTGACAATCAAAGTAGCGAAATAAAGGACAGGATATTTGATGAATTTAATAGTCTATCTGTTGTATACCAGAAG CCATCCTACATGTTTACTGATAAAGAATACCGAGGACCTTTTGCATTTTCAGAAGAACTCGGGAATATGTCTATGGGAGTTGAAGGTGCAGAAACTATAGTTTCATCCCAGAGGGTAGAGGCCAATGACAAGGATCTACTTCTAAGTGCTTCAGAGAAGGAAGACAAGGGTCTCAGTAACAATGATTCTGCATATAATGCTCCTGCATATGATGGTTCCTTATCCTTGGCTCCTTCACAGGTTCAGTCAGATCTTGTATCTTTAGAACCCCAACTACCATCACAATCTTCACAGACTAGCTCGGTCATTGATGATCTGCTTGGTCTAGGACTGTCAGTTGCATCTACTCCTGCCCCTGCATTGAAGCTTAATGCTAAACCCGTGCTTGATCCGAACACTTTTCAGCAGAAATGGAGGCAACTTTCTGTATCCCTATCAGAG GAAGCCTCCATAAGTCCACAAGGAGTGGCTGCATTATCAAATCTGCAATCCCTTCTACATCACATGCAGGGCCATTCCATTCAGTGCATAGCCTCAGGTGGTCAATCCccaaatttcaagttcttcttcTTTGCACAAAAATCAGAAGAGCCATCATTATTCCTCGTCGAGTGTATAATCAACTCATCGTCCTGTAAAGCACAGTTGAAGATAAAAGCAGATGATGAGAGCTCTTCCTTCGCCTTCTCAAAGGTGTTCAAATCGGCTTTGTCTAGCTACGGCATGGCCTAG